The following proteins are encoded in a genomic region of Arachis ipaensis cultivar K30076 chromosome B02, Araip1.1, whole genome shotgun sequence:
- the LOC107625702 gene encoding UPF0503 protein At3g09070, chloroplastic produces MNPTALSSHQPPPPPPPLQQQQQQPQPLRTCPRHPQEKFTGFCPECLCERLAELNPNNTNSNTPLPRKPPTSSTAAAALRAIFRPSSTASAKDNTTSSRPPTSSFLPELRRTKSFSASKNEALSGAFEPQRRSCDVRARNSTLWNLFTQEAEKKSQQNKEASEAEATNQVSVVETKEEEEEEEEEVKEVELVVEEEENLERNDVVEEEDDEIRALEEPNVNVIEEGVGEIVVEEEEQELKAMKDHIDLDSSNSQPKKDSKIAGSLWSAASVFSKKLQKWRQKQKMKKRRNGVVDGGSGDWDTQSEIADYGFGRRSCDTDPRFSLDAGRMSLDAGRMSFDDPRYSFDEPRASWDGYLLGRTAFPRAMPTMLSVVEDSPAAVIPPVHPLRTDTQIPVEEPLNSVNGDDTVPGGTAQTREYYSDSSSRRRKSFERSNSMRRSSVSSLVGEMDELKCGSIANNSNPNVNGNAKVTPAGVDYVNGPKLAFLDRDLSSNSARDDCCSESFDIGFADTASVVGNGDRKEQKKSRRWGKGWSIWGLIHRKGGNGGGNKDDDDDRYSRANGVERSYSESWQDLRGVQNGDPRSAFSGRIFRSNSSVSWRNAQSIGGGSFGSVRRNGVVQGNGNGKKGKDEFVLERNRSARYSPNHADNNGLLRFYLTPMRGSRRNGSVKSRSSQAHSIARSVLRLY; encoded by the exons ATGAATCCCACAGCACTATCATCACACCAACCACCACCGCCACCACCGCCAttgcagcagcagcaacaacaaccacaaccTCTTCGCACCTGCCCCCGCCACCCTCAAGAAAAATTCACGGGCTTCTGCCCTGAATGCCTCTGTGAACGCCTCGCCGAACTCAACCCAAACAACACCAACTCCAACACTCCTCTCCCCCGCAAGCCACCTACTTCCTCCACCGCTGCCGCCGCACTTAGAGCAATCTTCCGTCCTTCCTCCACTGCCTCCGCAAAAGACAACACCACCAGCAGCAGGCCGCCTACCTCTTCTTTCTTGCCGGAGCTCCGTCGAACGAAATCGTTTTCGGCTTCCAAGAACGAAGCCTTATCCGGCGCGTTCGAGCCGCAGAGAAGATCCTGCGACGTTAGGGCTCGAAATAGCACACTCTGGAATCTCTTCACGCAAGAGGCGGAGAAGAAATCACAGCAGAACAAGGAAGCTTCAGAAGCTGAAGCAACAAATCAGGTATCAGTAGTTGAaacaaaggaagaagaagaagaagaggaggaggaggtaaAAGAAGTTGAACTagtagttgaagaagaagaaaatctcgAGCGAAACGACGTGGTTGAGGAAGAAGACGACGAAATTAGGGCTCTTGAGGAACCCAATGTGAATGTGATTGAAGAAGGAGTTGGGGAAAttgttgttgaagaagaagagcaaGAGTTGAAGGCAATGAAGGACCACATAGATCTCGATTCTTCCAATTCACAGCCAAAGAAGGATTCCAAGATCGCCGGTAGTCTCTGGTCAGCGGCTTCGGTGTTCAGCAAGAAGCTGCAGAAATGGAGGCAGAAACAGAAGATGAAGAAGCGTCGAAACGGCGTCGTTGACGGCGGTTCCGGCGACTG GGACACACAATCGGAGATCGCTGACTACGGCTTCGGCCGACGGTCCTGCGATACCGATCCAAGATTCTCCCTGGATGCGGGCCGGATGTCGTTAGACGCCGGCCGGATGTCATTCGACGATCCAAGGTACTCGTTCGACGAGCCGCGGGCTTCGTGGGATGGGTACCTTCTCGGAAGGACGGCCTTTCCGAGGGCAATGCCGACCATGCTGTCGGTGGTGGAGGATTCACCGGCGGCCGTAATTCCACCGGTGCATCCTCTGAGGACTGATACTCAAATTCCTGTTGAGGAACCGTTGAATTCGGTTAATGGGGATGATACTGTTCCCGGTGGAACTGCACAGACCAGAGAGTATTACTCTGATTCATCCTCTAGGAGGAGGAAGAGCTTTGAGAGGTCCAATTCGATGAGAAGATCATCGGTTTCTTCGCTTGTTGGGGAAATGGATGAGCTGAAATGTGGCAGCATTGCcaataattctaatcctaatgtcAATGGAAATGCTAAGGTCACCCCTGCTGGTGTTGATTATGTCAATGGCCCCAAATTGGCCTTCCTTGATAGGGATTTGAGCTCGAATTCGGCGAGGGATGATTGCTGTTCTGAGAGCTTTGATATTGGATTTGCGGATACTGCTTCTGTTGTAGGGAACGGCGACCGGAAGGAGCAGAAAAAGTCGCGCCGGTGGGGTAAAGGGTGGAGCATTTGGGGTCTTATTCACCGGAAAGGTGGTAATGGTGGTGGGAacaaggatgatgatgatgataggtATAGTAGGGCTAATGGGGTGGAGCGATCGTACTCAGAATCATGGCAGGACCTAAGAGGGGTTCAGAATGGAGATCCAAGAAGTGCCTTCAGTGGCAGGATATTTAGGAGCAATAGCAGTGTGAGTTGGAGGAATGCACAAAGCATAGGTGGTGGATCGTTTGGCTCTGTGAGAAGGAATGGTGTTGTTCAAggtaatggtaatggaaagaagGGTAAAGATGAATTTGTGTTGGAAAGGAATAGAAGTGCAAGGTATTCTCCTAACCATGCTGACAACAATGGCCTTTTGAGGTTCTACTTGACCCCCATGAGAGGTAGCAGAAGAAATGGGTCTGTGAAAAGTAGATCAAGCCAGGCACATTCAATTGCTAGAAGCGTTCTTCGATTGTATTGA